The DNA region CGCCACCACTTGGGTCGATCCCCGCGATCCGGATGCTTTTGCACGTGCGATCCGGCCGGAAACACGGCTGGTCTTCGCCGAGGTGGTGGGCAATCCCGGGCTGGAGGTGCTGGACGTGCCGGCGGTGGCTGCGGTCGCCCATGATGCGGGCCTGCCGCTTCTGATCGACGCCACCTTCTGCACCCCTTACCTGTGCCGGCCGCTGGATCTTGGCGCCGATCTGGTCCTGCATTCGGCCACCAAATGGCTGGGCGGCCACGGGGTGGCGATCGGCGGCGTCCTTGTCGATGGCGGCCGGTTCGACTGGAAGGCTTCGGGCAAGTTCCCGACCCTTACGGAACCTTATGCCGGTTACCACGGCATCGACTTCGCCGCCGAGTTCGGGTCCGCGGCCTTCATCATGCGGGCCCGGGTCGAGGGCTTGCGCGATTTCGGCGCCAGTATGAGCCCCACCACCGCCTTCCACCTGCTGCAGGGGATCGAAACGCTGCCCCTGCGCATGCGCGCCCATGTGGGCAATGCGCGCAAGGTGGCCGAAATGCTCGCCGGCAACGATGCCGTGGTCTGGGTGCGCCATCCGGACCTGCCCAGCCATCCGGATCATGAGCTGGCCCGGCGCATCCTGCCCCACGGTGCCGGGTCCATCGTCACCTTCGGCATCAAGGGCGGGCGGGCTGCCGGCAAGCGCTTCATCGAGGCTCTCCGGCTGTTCTCGCACCTCGCCAATGTCGGCGACGCCAAGTCGCTGGTGATCCACCCGGCCTCCACCACCCATGCCCAGCTCGACGCCGAGCAACTGGCTGCGGCGGGCATCGGCGAGGACATGATCCGCCTGTCGGTGGGCATCGAGGATGCCGGCGACCTGCTGGCCGATCTCGCCCAGGCGCTCAAGGCGTCGCAGAAGGGTTGAGGAGAGGGCGGGGCGCCAATGCGGCTGCGGGTTGACGGACGAATGGTCGAGGCGAACACCGGCGGCAGGGACTTCGACCCCGTGCGTCCGGCGGTGGTCATGATCCACGGTGCCGGAATGGACCGCACCGTCTGGTCGCTCCAGGCGCGGCATCTGGCCCACCACGGGTACGGTGTGCTGGCGGCGGACCTGCCCGGCCATGGCCTGTCGGAAGGGCCCGCACTCACCTCGATCGCCGACATGGCCGATTGGGTGGCCGCACTGGTCCGTGCGGCGGGCCTGGAAACCGCCGCCCTGGCGGGTCACTCGATGGGGGCGGCCACGGCGTTGGAATGCGCGGCCCGGCACCCGGATGTCGTCCGGGCCATCGCCCTGGTCGGCGTCGGCGAGGCCATGTCCGTCAACCCGACGCTCCTGGCGGCGGCGCGGGACGATGTTCCGGCCGCCGCGGACATGATCGTGACCTTCAGCCTGGGGCCGGTCGCGCGGCTTGCCGGTGCGGTGCCCGGCCTGTGGACCCGCGGGGCGACCGAGCGACTGTTGAACAATGCCCCGGCGGGGGTGCTGCACACCGATTTCGCCGCCTGTGCAAATTGGGCCACCGGACCGGAGAGTGCCGCCAAAATCCGTTGCCCGGCGGTGCTGGTCCTCGGCGAGTTCGACCGCATGACCACGCCCAAGTCGGGCCGGGCCCTGGCCGCCCGGATCCCGGGAGCACGCGTCGAGGTGCTGGCCGGCGTCGGCCACCTGCACATGCAGGAGGCGCCCGACGCCTTGAACGCCGTCCTGCGCCGGCATCTGTGACGTCCGGGAGGCTTCGAGACATGGACGAGACGCCCCGGACCCGCGCGCGCTATCCGCACTTCCTGGCCATCCCAACCCGCTGGATGGACAACGACGTCTACGGCCACGTGAACAACGTGGTCTACTATTCGTACTTCGACACCGTCATCAACGAGTACCTGATCCGGGTCGGCGGGTTGGACATCCACGCCGGACCCGTCATCGGGATCACACCCGAAACCCGTTGCAGCTTCCGGAAGTCCATCGCCTTTCCCCAGGTGGTGGATGCGGGCCTGCGCGCCGACAGGCTCGGCAACAGTTCGGTCCACTACGAGGTCGGCCTGTTCCTCCAGGGCGACGAGGAGATCGCCGCCCACGGCCATTTCGTCCACGTGTTCGTGGAGCGGGCGACCATGCGGCCGGTTCCAATCCCGCCCGGCATTCGCGCCGCACTCGAACGCATCACGGTTGCGGCGGAGTAGGCCCGGCATCCGTCGGCCGCACATGCAAAACGCCCCGCCACAGGGTGCGGCGGGGCGCCATTTCAGCGGATTGGCCGACAAGGGCGCGGCCCGGGTTGCCCGGACCGGCGCCCTTCGGGTTTTGTCAGGCCGCCTTCCCGACCTTCTGCTCAAGGGCCTGCGCGGTGGGCGCGGCCGTCTCGATGCGGATCGTGCGCGGCTTGGCCGCCTCGGGGATTTCCCGCTTCAGGTCGATGTTGAGCAGGCCGTTCACCAGGTTGGCGCCAACCACCTTGATGTGGTCGGCGAGCTGGAAGCGGCGCTCGAACTGACGGCCGGCGATGCCCCGGTACAGGAACTGCCGATGCTCGGCCTCCTTGGCCTGCTTGCCGACGACCACCAGCGTGTTCTCACGCTGGACGATCTCAAGCTCATCCTCGGAGAAGCCCGCCACCGCCATGGTGATGCGATAGTCGTCCTCGGACAGCTTCTCGATGTTGTAGGGCGGGTAGCCGTTGGCCGCCTCCTCGCCGTTCAGGGCGGCTTCCAGGATCCGGGTCATCCGGTCGAAGCCGACGGTGGAACGGAACAGGGGCGAAAGATCAAAGGTGCGCATGTTCATCCTCCCGATGGAGCGATTGTGCCCGGAGAGCCACCGCCATGGTCGACTCTCCTCCGCGGTTTGCCGGCGACCCGCTTGGGCGCCGCCGGACGCCCCTCGATTTGGTCATGTCCGTCCGGGTTTCAAGGACCCACCAATGGTGCGTTTTGGGGGTCTTCGACTGTTGGTACCGTCGGCTTCCGGCAGGGGACGGAGAGGGACCTTCATGGCGACGGAAGCCCGCTTCTTCGATCGGACCTACGCGGAGGCCATGAGCCTCCTGGTCGAGGCGCGGAACTACGCGGCCTATCGTGAGCCGGCGGAGCGCCGCGGACTGCCGGCCGAAACGCGCCTTGCGTGTTGCCTGGAAAGCATGCGCGTGACCAGCCGCCTGACCCAGGTGATGGCATGGCTGCTGGCCCAGAAGGCTGCCCATGCCGGTGAAATCCCGGCCGAGGAGGCCGTGTCCGACCGCTTCGCCCTGTCGGGCCAGGGGGTGTGCCTGGACGAGGGCGGGGAGTGCAACGAGGCGTTGCCCGGCGGCCTGCGTTCGCTGCTCGGCCGCAGCCACCAGCTCTACAAGCGGATCAGCCGGCTCGAGGAAATGGCGCGGGCGCGGATGAATTAGGGAATCGAAGGTTCGGCCGTTCCGGCGACGCAAGGTCCGGCAACGAAAAGGGCGGCCAAGCGGCCGCCCTTCGCGTTTGTCCTGCTTCGGCTGGACCCAACGCCCGATTCGGGCGCAGGGATCTTACTTGATGCCGAGGCCGGCGAACTTCTTGTTGAATTTGGCAATCTGGCCGCCGGTGTCGACCAGCTTCTGGACGCCCGTCCACGCCGGATGCGACTTCGGGTCGATGTCCAGGCGCAGGGTGTCACCCGCCTTGCCGTAGGTGCTGCGCGTCGTGAAGGACGTCCCGTCCGTCATGACGACGTTAATCTCGTGGTAGTCGGGATGGATGTCCTGCTTCATGGCACACTCTTCCTGAAGGCGCGCGGCTGCCCCTTGAAACGAAGCGCGGCTTATATCGGAACCGGTGGGGCGAACGCAAGTCCCGCGGCGGCAATGTCGACCACCAATCGACCGGGGGTCGACCGCCGCTCGACCGCCCATCCACCCGGCGTGCCCCGAACCCCCGTACTTGGCGCCGCCCGGTCGTGGTGCTATGTGCACCCGGCAAGGTCCGGTGGAAGCGGCCCAACCTTCGGCGCCAAGGAGCGGAACGGATGCGCGACGTGCTGGAAAAGCTTGAGGCGAAACGCGCGGCAGCGCGGCTTGGGGGCGGCGAACGCCGCATCGAAGCGCAGCACGGCAAGGGCAAGCTGACCGCGCGCGAGCGCATTGAGTTGCTGCTCGACGAAGGGTCCTTCGAGGAATGGGACATGTTCGTCGAGCACCGCTGCGCCGATTTCGGCATGGCGGAACAGAAGATCCCGGGCGACGGCGTGGTCACCGGCCACGGCACCATCAACGGCCGGCTCGTCTTCGTCTTCAGCCAGGATTTCACGGTCTTCGGCGGCTCCCTCTCGGAGGCCCATGCCGAGAAGATCTGCAAGATCATGGACCAGGCGATGAAGGTCGGGGCCCCGGTCATCGGGCTGAACGACAGCGGCGGTGCGCGCATCCAGGAGGGCGTGGCCAGCCTGGGCGGCTATGCCGAGGTGTTCCAGCGCAACGTGCTGGCGTCCGGCGTCGTGCCGCAGATCAGCCTGATCATGGGCCCGTGCGCGGGCGGTGCGGTGTACAGCCCGGCCATGACGGACTTCATCTTCATGGTGAAGGACAGCTCGTACATGTTCGTGACCGGCCCCGACGTGGTGAAGACGGTCACGCACGAGGTGGTGACGGCCGAGCAGCTTGGCGGCGCCGTCACCCACACCACGAAGTCCGGAGTCGCCGACCTGGCGCTGGAGAACGACATCGAGGCGATCCTCCAGTGCCGTCGGTTCGTGGACTTCCTGCCCGCGAACAACCGCGAGAAGCCGCCCGCCCGCGTCACCCCCGATCCGTTGGACCGGGCCGAGGCGGCGCTGGACACGCTGATCCCGGCGAATCCGAACAAGCCCTACGACATGAAGGAGTTGATCCTGAAGGTCGTGGACGAGGGCGACTTCTTCGAGATCCAGCCCGACTACGCCCGCAACATCATCGTCGGTTTCGGGCGGATGGCCGGCCAGACGGTCGGGTTCGTCGCCAACCAGCCGATGGTGTTGGCGGGTTGCCTGGACATTGCCAGCTCGACCAAGGCGGCGCGATTCGTGCGGTTCTGCGACGCCTTCAACATCCCGATCTGCACCTTCGTGGACGTGCCGGGCTTCCTGCCGGGCACCGCCCAGGAATACGGCGGCATCATCAAGCACGGTGCGAAGCTGCTGTTCGCCTATGCCGAGGCGACCGTGCCCAAGGTCACGCTGATCACCCGCAAGGCCTATGGCGGCGCTTACGACGTCATGGCGTCCAAGCATCTGCGGGGTGACGTGAACTACGCCTGGCCGACGGCGGAAATCGCGGTCATGGGGCCGAAGGGGGCGGTGGAGATCATCTTCCGCGCCGATCTCGGCGACCAGGCGAAGATCGACGCCCGGACCGAGGAATACCGGCAGAAGTTCGCCAATCCGTTCGTGGCCGCGTCCCGCGGCTACGTCGACGACGTGATCATGCCCCGCAACACCCGTAAGCGCCTTTGCCGGGCCCTTGCCATGCTGCGGAACAAGCAGTTGGAGAACCCCTGGAAGAAGCACGACAACCTGCCGCTCTGAGCGGCAGGGCTGGGCGCGAAGGGGGGCGGCCGCGGCGCCCGCGGGCCCGCTTCGGTGCGACTCGGGTGGGCGGCAGGAGCGGGCGGACGTCCACGCCTTTCCCGGATGCGCGCGCCGTGCGTTAATCACGCACGGAACGCCGAACGATACGGGACCCGCACATGAGCCTGGACGAGATCGAAACCAAGCTGAAGGCCCGCCTTCCCCAGTTCGCTGGGCTGAACGCGCTCGTGAAATTCGACTTCGCGGACAAGGGGGGCCTGTTCGTGGATGCCCGGAAGACCCCGCCCGTGCTTTTGCGCGAAGGGGCGGATCCGGTCACCACCATCCGCATGGGCCTGGACGATTTCGGCCGGATGATTGGCGGTCAGCTTTCCCCGATGTGGGCCTTCACGACGGGCAAGCTCAAGGTTCAGGGCAACATGGCACTCGCAATGAAGCTCGCCTCGTTGCTTGAGGATTAGGCTGCGGCAGGGGAGGGGATGCGCCGGGTTCGGGCGCATTTGCCGTGCTCTTGCCATTTTGTCGGTGGATTGTTGCGAGGGTCCGTCAAGGTCGCCTTCCAACCGACTGTTCCGCCATGACCATTCGCCAACCTCCGTTCCGGCCGGTCGCCCTTCTGCCCGTCGCGGCACTTCTTGTGGCGCTGCCCGTTGTGCCGGCCCGACCGGCCATCGCGCAGCAGCGCCAGGCCGAACAGCCGGCGCAGGCCGACGTGGCCTGGGCGAAGGAGACACTGAAGGCGCTCGGATTTGACGCCGGCCGGGCCGACGCCACGGTGACCGAGCTGTTCACCCGGCGGCTGCGCGAATACCAAGCCGCCCGCGGACTGGCGCAGAGCGGCCGGCTGGACCAGGCAACCGTCGCCCGCCTTTTGCAGGATCGTCCGCAGCGCCAGACGCAAGGGGCGATCACCTTCAACTCGCAGGGGCTGGTGCAGACGCCGGAGCAGCAGCGCGCCAGCGCGGCGCCGCCGGCTGCACCCCCGCAGCCCCGTGCCGCACCGCAGGTCAAGGTGGATGCCGGCCAGTCCACGGCCGACCTGAATGCCACGGCCAGCGTCCACCGGGGTTCACCCGCCCCCCAGGCGGGTACGGCGCCTGGCCCGTCGCTGGCCGACGTCGCGCGGCGGTCCGGTTCGCCCGGCCAGCAACCGCCTTCGGCCACCGCCCGGGCCGCCGGGGACCCGCGCCTGGACAACCTGTTCCGGCCCGACGCCGCCCCGCGCGAGGCGGTGGAGACCGGCTCCCGCCAAGCCGGCGCGCAAGCGCCCGATGGTGCGTCCACCGGGGTAGGCGGATTCCAGGCGCCGGCATGGACCGGGTGGGGGATCCTGGGCCTGTTGGTTGCCTTCCTGGGTGGATTCGGGACGTTCTGGTGGAAGAGCGGCAAGCGGGAACCGGGCCGCTACCAGACGGCCACGGCCGCGCTGGCCGAGCGGCGGGAGCCGAGCTTCGCCGCGTCCGGCAGCCTCGGCCCGACCCTGACGGCAAGCCGGCCTCAGCGTTGAGGCCGCGGCCGTTCAGGTCCGCAGGCGATTTTCCGGGAAACGGATACGCACGCCCAGGCCGGTCTGGCGCCACTCGTACACGATCTCGCCGCCGAACTGGCCGGTGATGCTGCGCCGGGACAGTTTCGAGCCGAAGCCCTCCTCGGTGGGCGGGTGCAGGAGCCTGGGCCCGCCCATCTCGTCCCAGCGCAGCTCCACGCTGCCGTCTTGCCGTGCGCAGGTGACCCGCACCTGTCCCTCCGGCACCGACAGGGATCCATACTTGGCGGCATTCGTCGCAAGTTCGTGCAGGACGAGGGTCAAGCCGGTCGCGGCGTTCGGTCCGATGTCGATGTCGAGGCCCTGGATGTCGAGGCGGGAATGTCCCTCGCCGACATGAGGGGCCAGGATGGTGCGCACGAGCACGTCGAGGGACGTCTGCTGTGGCTTTGCCTCCACTCCCTTGGTTGCGGGCAGGATCAGCTCGTGGGCGTGGGCCATCGCGTTCAGACGTCCCTGCAGGGTCTGGGCCATCTCGTCGGGCGTGCGCGCCGACCGGGCGGTGAGCGCCACCATCCCGCCTGCGACCGCAAACAGGTTCTTCACCCGGTGGTGTAGTTCGCGGGTGATGAGCTGGCGCTCCTCCTCCGCCTGCCAACGGTCCGTAATGTCGAGGACGGTCCCGAGCAGCCGCACCGGGGTCTGTTGGCCCGCAACCGTCTCGTAAAGCATCCGGCCCCGGCCCAGGACCCTGCGAACCGTTCCGTCGGCCCGGACGACGCGGTGCTCGAGGCGGAGCAACCCATCGGACGCCGGATCCATCAGCGACTTGACCGCCGCCACCACACTGTCGCGATCGTCCGGATGCAGGGCGGAAAGCCAGTCCTCGTAAGACGGCGTTTGGGACAGCGGCAGGCCGAAAATCTCCTTTTGGCGGGCGGACCAGAAGACCGCGCCCGTCTGGACGTGCCATTCCCAAAGACCGAGTTCGGTGGCCTCGACCGCAAGGGCGAGGCGTTCCGTGTGGTAATCCGCCTCGCGCGCCCGCATGGCGGCTTCCGCCTGCGCGTTGACCCGGTCCGTGGCGTCGATCGCCAGCGTGACGGTCCCGCGGATGCCCACGTCGGCGCACCTGAACGGGCGGATTTCCACATCCCAATGGCCGGGGTTCCCGCCCGACCGACTGCGGCCGGGAACCCCGGTCAGGCGGTGGGTTTCCCCCGTTTCGAGAACGCGGGCCCGCAGACCCCGAAGGTTGGATTCCGACCCACCGTTCCCGGTGTCGGGCACCGGAGTCCCCGTAACGCCGCCGTCGCCCTCGAGATGGATCGACCTGTAAAGGCGGTTCGCTAAGACGCGTCGGTGAGGCGTCGGGATCGTGACGGAGACCGCGATCGGAAGGTGTTCGATCAGATCCGCCAGCGCATGGGCGTCCAGTTGCTTGTGGAACGGCTGCTCGTTGGCCGAGTCCCCGTCCGGGGCGAAGTCTCTCAACGCCGGATCCTCCACGCAAAGCGGATCAGCTCCACGATCCCGATTCGATAATACCAATCGGGCACTCCGTCCAGTGATGGTCAGACGAAGGTATTTCCGCCACCGCTCAAGGCCGTCGGCTCAGGGCGCGGACCCAAGCGGTGAACCCGGGGCATGGCGGGAGTCGGGCGGGTTTGTTGCCAGACCGGCCCAGGTCTGGTAAACGAACGATCGTTCTTTTTCAGAGGGCGGTTCCGATGGCCGGTTCGGGCGAGCGCACGCGCACCTTCTCCTGGGACGATCCCATGATCACCGCATCAGGCATGCGCGGCCTGACCGGGATCGAAGCCATGCGCCGGATGATGTCGGGCGACATTCCGGCCCCGCCGATCATGCACCTGTTGGATTTCAGTTTGGTTGATGTGGAGGAGGGCCGGGTCGTCTTTGCCTTCGTACCGGCGGAGTTCCACTACAACCCGATCGGGTCGGTCCACGGGGGCATCTTCGCCACGCTGCTGGACAGCGCCATGGGATGCGCCGTGCATACCGTGCTGCCGGCCGGAATGGGGTACACGACCCTGGAATTCAAGGTGAACATGACCCGCCCGCTGACCGCCACCACCGGCGAGGTCCGGTGCGAAGGTTCCGTGATCAACCGCGGACGGCAGACGGCGGTGGCCGAAGCGCGCATCGTGGACAAGGCCGGCAAGATCTACGCCCATTCCACGACGACCTGCCTGCTGTTCCCCGTCTGAGGCATTGCGGAGCCCGGTCGCGGAGCGGGCTCCTTCGATATTGCAGGGCGCCGGGTGGGCGCCCTTGGCCGTTCATACCTCCGGTGGTGCGATTCGGCTGCTCCCGGGCGGGGCGTTGACAAGCAAGCTGGCAT from Azospirillaceae bacterium includes:
- a CDS encoding alpha/beta hydrolase, encoding MRLRVDGRMVEANTGGRDFDPVRPAVVMIHGAGMDRTVWSLQARHLAHHGYGVLAADLPGHGLSEGPALTSIADMADWVAALVRAAGLETAALAGHSMGAATALECAARHPDVVRAIALVGVGEAMSVNPTLLAAARDDVPAAADMIVTFSLGPVARLAGAVPGLWTRGATERLLNNAPAGVLHTDFAACANWATGPESAAKIRCPAVLVLGEFDRMTTPKSGRALAARIPGARVEVLAGVGHLHMQEAPDALNAVLRRHL
- a CDS encoding thioesterase family protein — encoded protein: MDETPRTRARYPHFLAIPTRWMDNDVYGHVNNVVYYSYFDTVINEYLIRVGGLDIHAGPVIGITPETRCSFRKSIAFPQVVDAGLRADRLGNSSVHYEVGLFLQGDEEIAAHGHFVHVFVERATMRPVPIPPGIRAALERITVAAE
- the rpmE gene encoding 50S ribosomal protein L31 → MKQDIHPDYHEINVVMTDGTSFTTRSTYGKAGDTLRLDIDPKSHPAWTGVQKLVDTGGQIAKFNKKFAGLGIK
- a CDS encoding Hsp20 family protein, with translation MRTFDLSPLFRSTVGFDRMTRILEAALNGEEAANGYPPYNIEKLSEDDYRITMAVAGFSEDELEIVQRENTLVVVGKQAKEAEHRQFLYRGIAGRQFERRFQLADHIKVVGANLVNGLLNIDLKREIPEAAKPRTIRIETAAPTAQALEQKVGKAA
- a CDS encoding DUF1465 family protein, with product MATEARFFDRTYAEAMSLLVEARNYAAYREPAERRGLPAETRLACCLESMRVTSRLTQVMAWLLAQKAAHAGEIPAEEAVSDRFALSGQGVCLDEGGECNEALPGGLRSLLGRSHQLYKRISRLEEMARARMN
- a CDS encoding O-acetylhomoserine aminocarboxypropyltransferase; protein product: MSGGLKFDTLSLHAGQRPDPVTGARAVPIYQSTSFVFQDADHAAALFNLESAGHIYSRISNPTVSVLEERIAALEGGVGAVATASGQAALHLAIATLMGAGGHIVASRAVYGGSVNLLGLTLPRFGIATTWVDPRDPDAFARAIRPETRLVFAEVVGNPGLEVLDVPAVAAVAHDAGLPLLIDATFCTPYLCRPLDLGADLVLHSATKWLGGHGVAIGGVLVDGGRFDWKASGKFPTLTEPYAGYHGIDFAAEFGSAAFIMRARVEGLRDFGASMSPTTAFHLLQGIETLPLRMRAHVGNARKVAEMLAGNDAVVWVRHPDLPSHPDHELARRILPHGAGSIVTFGIKGGRAAGKRFIEALRLFSHLANVGDAKSLVIHPASTTHAQLDAEQLAAAGIGEDMIRLSVGIEDAGDLLADLAQALKASQKG
- a CDS encoding peptidoglycan-binding domain-containing protein; translation: MTIRQPPFRPVALLPVAALLVALPVVPARPAIAQQRQAEQPAQADVAWAKETLKALGFDAGRADATVTELFTRRLREYQAARGLAQSGRLDQATVARLLQDRPQRQTQGAITFNSQGLVQTPEQQRASAAPPAAPPQPRAAPQVKVDAGQSTADLNATASVHRGSPAPQAGTAPGPSLADVARRSGSPGQQPPSATARAAGDPRLDNLFRPDAAPREAVETGSRQAGAQAPDGASTGVGGFQAPAWTGWGILGLLVAFLGGFGTFWWKSGKREPGRYQTATAALAERREPSFAASGSLGPTLTASRPQR
- a CDS encoding SCP2 sterol-binding domain-containing protein produces the protein MSLDEIETKLKARLPQFAGLNALVKFDFADKGGLFVDARKTPPVLLREGADPVTTIRMGLDDFGRMIGGQLSPMWAFTTGKLKVQGNMALAMKLASLLED
- a CDS encoding HWE histidine kinase domain-containing protein, which translates into the protein MRDFAPDGDSANEQPFHKQLDAHALADLIEHLPIAVSVTIPTPHRRVLANRLYRSIHLEGDGGVTGTPVPDTGNGGSESNLRGLRARVLETGETHRLTGVPGRSRSGGNPGHWDVEIRPFRCADVGIRGTVTLAIDATDRVNAQAEAAMRAREADYHTERLALAVEATELGLWEWHVQTGAVFWSARQKEIFGLPLSQTPSYEDWLSALHPDDRDSVVAAVKSLMDPASDGLLRLEHRVVRADGTVRRVLGRGRMLYETVAGQQTPVRLLGTVLDITDRWQAEEERQLITRELHHRVKNLFAVAGGMVALTARSARTPDEMAQTLQGRLNAMAHAHELILPATKGVEAKPQQTSLDVLVRTILAPHVGEGHSRLDIQGLDIDIGPNAATGLTLVLHELATNAAKYGSLSVPEGQVRVTCARQDGSVELRWDEMGGPRLLHPPTEEGFGSKLSRRSITGQFGGEIVYEWRQTGLGVRIRFPENRLRT
- a CDS encoding acyl-CoA carboxylase subunit beta, which produces MRDVLEKLEAKRAAARLGGGERRIEAQHGKGKLTARERIELLLDEGSFEEWDMFVEHRCADFGMAEQKIPGDGVVTGHGTINGRLVFVFSQDFTVFGGSLSEAHAEKICKIMDQAMKVGAPVIGLNDSGGARIQEGVASLGGYAEVFQRNVLASGVVPQISLIMGPCAGGAVYSPAMTDFIFMVKDSSYMFVTGPDVVKTVTHEVVTAEQLGGAVTHTTKSGVADLALENDIEAILQCRRFVDFLPANNREKPPARVTPDPLDRAEAALDTLIPANPNKPYDMKELILKVVDEGDFFEIQPDYARNIIVGFGRMAGQTVGFVANQPMVLAGCLDIASSTKAARFVRFCDAFNIPICTFVDVPGFLPGTAQEYGGIIKHGAKLLFAYAEATVPKVTLITRKAYGGAYDVMASKHLRGDVNYAWPTAEIAVMGPKGAVEIIFRADLGDQAKIDARTEEYRQKFANPFVAASRGYVDDVIMPRNTRKRLCRALAMLRNKQLENPWKKHDNLPL
- a CDS encoding PaaI family thioesterase, with the protein product MITASGMRGLTGIEAMRRMMSGDIPAPPIMHLLDFSLVDVEEGRVVFAFVPAEFHYNPIGSVHGGIFATLLDSAMGCAVHTVLPAGMGYTTLEFKVNMTRPLTATTGEVRCEGSVINRGRQTAVAEARIVDKAGKIYAHSTTTCLLFPV